One genomic segment of Trichoplusia ni isolate ovarian cell line Hi5 chromosome 5, tn1, whole genome shotgun sequence includes these proteins:
- the LOC113494504 gene encoding uncharacterized protein LOC113494504 isoform X4 → MIVALQTLVFFRESLLTALDRLLRPYYKQLTLAFSRNGAIADDEEPEEQVFAEFDDDKGVVFYPPMYAQRYAAVSDCLMDDRWYGKLEKVVDFGYHDMSFVKYLKEVPGIHCILGVDIETIPLRCSSDLLGGDDYAPKRETPLQVILFQGNAADPDYRLIGCDAVVAIEMIEHMLPHDLDRLVHTVFGFIKPWIVIFTTPNADFNVLFKALEKNGLRRWDHLFEWTREQFHDWCSNIVVRYPQYTVTCQGIGPGPPGTLHYGCCSQLALFISKDYHKQQDLHLNSLALVTTPSPNNYSEVFEGWESENETRNENFVTPPKIGDSLTELIYPQKQSHVTLVISSTLCTMPSFSVDSYTYHDKTLQCNLDTEVGKSFLMFDNEQYFDVVIPRRRVSHKVYEIEDVYSRLNCTTLQIKKFSKTTQNLMAKNKIDSLVHTREVVDEIRHLTKTLNFNKIAQNQHGDGGSQIWANINWGENAPYWNQYYTIVKEYNYPFETKSEEVRILDLVSEEINRMVDTQCDEEFSVDVNRLEIPLTHLMTVVQHITDDVNKVRDLLEWNGYEIINDVVIHSRLVVDTTSVVTHEEEWQDNDTVSDWDTTDVHSTTMSDGSTVVPDHHELCPKGRCLRRALDTKVRNLRAMLSADEDITTELDRVVCRLMKLALQTSRGRQSPPPTRWMQCKLLDLLTLTEKAIGRRKKHFLESYPVKALEFEVPEVKLPQNEVDQDIRVKEIVDKYRHLLQPLEKTTNTDVKISPINEIETEDDFLSTTSNEFMKGISPSLVIPQPVFSSEVFVPEQPPPKVSPLERTKAWLDEDVEVVPYPKHDVTYEQNISSGDTDHSHTNARHKHKKSGKKHKATNNKEIKESEPPLCKPSQSKSSNTKYKIKRELKNKKKSSGTRISKKVLNKKKSSYSSLFKNAGGKHSSTGYESYIVKPNKKSDEVQYKNKAAAKPIPESLIELCHPELRAEKHVKEHKVASIPDESNTVMSNHTSNISATEESCHIDIVMQDFEETIALRRTIGTDADESAEVVEKDAVETSSAEIDENLCTKHEVSTENVQSQTIFLNDINEPSTSKGIRHNLSTDVQCGPDTLAAYPMLSASTSLVRMPQVFSTGIKICDAVADVKSKGTDFGTSTQDNFNLTTISPRQRSIGIKIKDSDANLCTQTDSTITITSPVPHSDTAELTYTVSHSPQVNSLVSSPETKLLKPISSTLKIEDSGSEFCEPSIASSTKTLSYFMNVSKNTSDILIECSVSKEGQVIEKKPNVKCSRPKLCCGGIHIHSYREKQVCEDIVYQGEWQRCRPKTLARKKMYNTVTTRKVAEAHLRKKKEMLKDKKATSADKLAIKGVEKKESKTESKKTAQMRLTRLLKIKQETASHDQIRKSSLVKINKSIVKLSAKAMKIPRPVKTVTKVSSKIAMGAITSKNTKSTFTVKRPAILPNINVQKEIEKQKQKKSCIPLYLKRTPNTNKNNLNKSLDSANDAMKDEIEKIANKVAPLARSKTDEIRKDLMNFTDEVRENISYIVFRNDIHEKNESTDDQSENPKDHNKVIAKQLESVLKRSHSPSSPNSSTCSSPNSVATVRAASARSKNYSNRRHSSSSYKSSLNNSESDNNTPTKNKKVVKRCKSSKKTADSKDVDNKENVPESTKNFAPKDKEKIVKLPFVSRHKNVYIAQMKTESASTANAVPRNRAQIAKKSSIKIPTPGDNDEKRLSTSPTLSKKRSIKSDTSSAYEDCNQSQSESNGSSESANMVLVLEQPPKHEVLSGANNTLHISSAETVAVKSDNIVIAEWVQNASLHSQASSILNSMRQILEETLDIIVNPHEHTLQESKTVTLSRDDIQKLKLDKHGSPRNKAVVSTNENFNSSFLENNIENALNRTFDSVLGDESTVSLNDTRLTVTDLDLLSFKSITSVSKYSEYYLADNDFNNTSQPIEVTQAPNRNSVQDIYERKEPHPVQNAGGALAVQAFSGFSINGEPVAGDQPDSIALIDSETGSLAVDINRQATSEELFISGRSSDSYESCLIDEDAVVPNWLFQIISQQHSVLH, encoded by the exons ATGATCGTTGCTCTTCAGACTTTGGTTTTTTTCCGTGAATCTTTGCTGACTGCGTTGGACAGATTGCTTCGCCCTTACTACAAACAGCTAACTCTAGCTTTTAGTAGAAATGGAGCTATTGCTGATGATGAGGAGCCGGAAGAGCAGGTGTTTGCCGAGTTTGACGACGACAAGGGGGTTGTGTTTTACCCGCCTATGTACGCGCAGAGGTATGCCGCCGTCAGCGACTGTCTTATGGACGACCGGTGGTACGGGAAGTTAGAAAAG gtTGTGGATTTTGGCTATCATGATATGAGTTTTGTCAAATACCTAAAGGAAGTCCCTGGTATCCATTGCATTCTTGGTGTAGACATTGAGACCATTCCTCTCCGATGTTCATCAGATCTTCTTGGTGGAGATGATTATGCTCCCAAAAGAGAGACACCCCTTCAAGTCAtt CTTTTCCAAGGCAATGCCGCAGATCCTGACTACAGACTTATCGGCTGTGATGCAGTAGTGGCCATAGAGATGATAGAACACATGCTGCCTCACGACCTGGACCGCCTAGTACACACTGTATTCGGCTTTATAAAACCCTGGATTGTGATATTCACCACTCCAAATGCTGATTTCAATGTCCTTTTCAAAGCTCTAGAGAAGAATGGATTGCGACGTTGGGATCACTTGTTTGAGTGGACGAGAGAGCAGTTTCATGActg GTGCAGTAACATAGTGGTAAGGTATCCACAGTACACGGTGACGTGTCAGGGCATAGGACCCGGACCGCCAGGGACGCTACACTATGGTTGCTGCAGCCAATTAGCTCTGTTCATATCCAAAGACTACCATAAACAACAGGACTTACATCTCAATAGCTTAGCTTTGGTTACCA CACCAAGTCCAAATAACTATAGCGAAGTATTCGAGGGCTGGGAAAGCGAAAACGAGACACGCAATGAGAATTTTGTTACGCCGCCTAAAAT TGGGGATTCTCTAACCGAACTCATATATCCTCAAAAGCAGTCTCACGTGACCCTTGTGATTTCGTCCACTCTCTGCACAATGCCGTCGTTCTCAGTCGACTCGTATACCTACCACGACAAGACGCTACAGTGCAACCTGGACACTGAAGTTGGAAAGAGTTTCCTTATGTTTGATAACGAACAGTACTTTGATGTGGTTATACCGAGAAGGAGAGTTAGTCACAAAGTTTATGAGATTGAAGATGTCTATAGCAG GTTAAACTGTACCACGTTGCAAATAAAGAAATTCTCTAAGACCACACAGAATTTAATGGCTAAGAACAAAATAGACTCTTTAGTTCACACGAGGGAAGTCGTGGATGAAATCCGACACCTCACCAAGACATTGAACTTCAATAAAATAGCGCAGAACCAGCATGGTGATGGCGGCTCTCAGATTTGGGCTAATATCAATTGGGGAGAGAACGCGCCGTACTGGAACCAGTATTATACGATTGTTAAAGAGTATAATTATCCATttgag acGAAATCTGAAGAGGTTCGTATTCTCGACTTGGTATCTGAAGAGATAAACAGGATGGTTGACACGCAATGTGATGAAGAGTTCTCGGTGGACGTCAACCGGTTAGAGATACCCCTGACGCATCTCATGACTGTGGTCCAACACATCACAGATGACGTCAATAAGGTTAG AGACCTTCTCGAATGGAACGGCTATGAGATAATAAATGACGTGGTGATACATTCGCGTCTGGTTGTGGACACAACATCTGTGGTCACTCACGAGGAAGAGTGGCAGGATAACGACACCGTCTCTGAC TGGGACACTACAGATGTTCATTCCACAACCATGTCAGATGGCAGCACTGTCGTACCGGACCATCATG AACTCTGCCCCAAAGGTCGTTGCCTCCGCCGTGCGTTGGACACTAAAGTTCGAAATCTTAGAGCCATGCTATCAGCTGACGAGGATATTACCACAGAACTGGACAGGGTCGTCTGTAGGCTCATGAAGTTGGCCCTGCAGACCAGTAGGGGGCGCCAGTCGCCTCCCCCCACCAGATGGATGCAATGCAAGCTTCTCGACTTGCTTACCCTCACAGAAAAGGCCATAGGGCGGCGCAAGAAGCATTTCCTTGAGAGCTATCCAGTTAAAGCTCTTGAGTTTG AAGTCCCAGAGGTAAAATTGCCTCAGAATGAAGTTGATCAAGATATCCGAGT GAAGGAAATCGTCGATAAGTATCGTCACTTGCTTCAGCCTTTGG aGAAAACAACTAATACTGATGTAAAGATTAGTCctataaatgaaatagaaacagAGGATGACTTCCTGAGCACTACGAGTAATGAGTTTATGAAAG gTATATCCCCGAGTCTAGTCATCCCCCAGCCAGTATTCAGCTCAGAGGTATTCGTGCCTGAACAGCCACCTCCAAAAGTATCGCCCCTAGAAAGGACGAAAGCTTGGCTAGACGAAGATGTTGAAGTTGTCCCATATCCCAAACACGATGTGACTTACGAACAGAACATTAGTTCTGGGGACACCGACCACAGTCACACTAACGCTAGGCACAAGCACAAGAAGTCAGGTAAAAAACACAAGGCTACCaacaacaaagaaataaaagaatcaGAACCTCCACTTTGTAAGCCATCGCAAAGTAAAAGTTCCaacactaaatataaaattaaacgtgaattaaaaaataagaagaagAGTAGCGGCACTCGAATATCGAAAAaggtacttaataaaaagaAGTCAAGTTACagtagtttgtttaaaaatgctGGCGGAAAACATTCGTCAACTGGATATGAGAGCTACATCGTGAAGCCCAATAAGAAAAGTGATGAGGTTCAGTATAAAAATAAGGCTGCTGCGAAACCG ATTCCAGAAAGCTTAATCGAACTGTGTCATCCAGAGTTAAGAGCAGAAAAACATGTCAAGGAACACAAAGTGGCGAGTATTCCTGATGAATCGAATACTGTGATGTCCAACCATACTAGTAATATATCAGCAACTGAAGAGAGTTGCCATATTGATATAGTTATGCAAGACTTTGAGGAAACTATAGCTTTACGCAGAACTATTGGCACGGATGCAGACGAATCAGCTGAAGTTGTGGAAAAAGATGCAGTTGAAACATCCAGCGCGGAAATTGATGAGAATTTATGCACTAAACACGAAGTGAGCACAGAAAATGTGCAGTCACAAACGATATTTCTTAatg ataTTAATGAACCTAGCACTTCAAAAGGAATTCGTCACAATTTAAGCACTGATGTTCAATGTGGTCCGGACACCTTGGCAGCGTACCCTATGCTATCTGCATCGACATCTTTAGTCAGGATGCCACAAGTCTTTTCCACGGGAATAAAGATTTGTGATGCAGTTGCCGACGTCAAATCCAAAGGGACAGATTTCGGCACCTCCACTcaagataattttaatcttacaACGATATCGCCAAGGCAGAGATCAattggaatcaaaataaaagattcTGATGCAAACCTCTGCACTCAGACTGATTCTACAATCACCATAACTTCTCCCGTGCCCCATTCGGATACGGCAGAACTGACTTATACAGTTTCTCACAGCCCACAAGTGAACAGTCTTGTATCGTCGCCTGAAACGAAACTATTAAAACCAATATCAAGCACTTTGAAAATAGAGGATTCCGGATCAGAGTTTTGTGAGCCGAGTATCGCGAGCTCGACAAAAActctttcatattttatgaacGTATCAAAAAATACCAGCGATATTCTGATTGAGTGTTCTGTGAGCAAGGAAGGGCAAGTAATAGAAAAGAAACCAAACGTTAAATGTTCACGGCCAAAGTTGTGCTGTGGAGGAAtacacattcacagttacagaGAAAAACAAGTTTGTGAAGACATTGTCTATCAAGGAGAGTGGCAGCGGTGCAGGCCAAAGACTCTTGCACGGAAAAAGATGTACAATACGGTAACTACAAGAAAAGTTGCCGAAGCACATTTGAGGAAAAAGAAGGAAATGTTAAAAGACAAGAAAGCAACTTCCGCAGATAAGCTTGCAATAAAGGGGGTAGAGAAAAAAGAAAGCAAGACAGAGTCTAAAAAAACTGCACAAATGCGGCTTACTAGACTTCTTAAAATCAAACAAGAGACCGCATCTCATGACCAGATTAGAAAATCCTCCctcgttaaaataaacaaaagcattGTCAAACTGTCCGCAAAAGCTATGAAAATTCCTAGACCCGTTAAAACCGTCACCAag GTCTCCTCAAAGATAGCAATGGG tgCCATTACTTCTAAAAATACGAAATCCACTTTTACTGTAAAAAGACCAGCAATATTGCCTAACATTAATGTTCAAAAAGAAATTgagaaacaaaagcaaaaaaagagTTGTATACCATTGTACTTGAAGAGAACACCGaacactaataaaaataatttaaataaaagtttagaTTCTGCCAACGATGCCATGAAAgatgaaatagaaaaaatagcTAATAAAGTAGCGCCTTTGGCAAGATCAAAAACAGACGAGATTAGAAAGGATTTAATGAACTTCACCGATGAAGTGCGTGAGAATATCAGTTACATTGTATTTCGCAATGACATACACGAAAAAAATGAATCTACTGATGATCAAAGTGAAAACCCAAAAGATCATAACAAAGTGATTGCGAAGCAATTAGAAAGTGTGCTTAAGCGGTCACATAGTCCCTCCTCCCCAAATAGTTCTACTTGTTCTTCCCCGAACAGTGTAGCCACAGTCAGAGCAGCTTCTGCACGAAGTAAGAATTACTCAAATAGAAGACACTCTTCATCATCCTACAAAAGTAGTTTGAACAATAGCGAATCTGATAATAACACTCCGACCAAGAACAAGAAAGTTGTCAAAAGATGTAAGAGTTCCAAAAAGACAGCAGACAGCAAAGATGTCGATAACAAAGAGAATGTTCCAGAATCAACTAAAAACTTTGCCCCAAAAGATAAAGAGAAAATTGTTAAGTTGCCGTTTGTAAGTCGTCACAAGAATGTTTATATAGCACAAATGAAAACTGAAAGCGCATCGACGGCGAATGCCGTGCCAAGGAACAGGGCACAAATAGCAAAGAAATCTAGCATTAAAATACCTACACCGGGAGACAACGACGAGAAACGATTATCGACAAGTCCAACATTGTCGAAGAAGAGGTCTATAAAATCTGATACTTCTTCCGCGTACGAAGATTGTAATCAAAGTCAATCAGAGTCGAACGGTAGTTCGGAATCCGCAAACATGGTTCTAGTGCTGGAGCAACCACCCAAGCATGAAGTGCTTTCAGGGGCGAACAATACATTACATATTTCGTCTGCTGAGACTGTCGCCGTTAAAAGTGACAATATTGTAATAGCCGAGTGGGTACAAAATGCGAGTTTACACAGTCAGGCCAGCAGTATTCTAAACTCAATGAGGCAAATACTCGAAGAAACACTAGACATTATTGTTAATCCACATGAACATACCTTGCAAGAATCTAAAACTGTAACTTTAAGTAGAGATGACATTCAGAAGTTAAAACTAGATAAGCATGGATCGCCACGAAATAAAGCAGTCGTTAGTACTAACGAAAACTTTAACAGTAGTTTTTTGGAGAACAATATAGAAAATGCTCTGAATCGGACTTTTGATAGTGTTCTCGGTGACGAATCGACAGTCAGTTTAAATGACACCAGGCTAACAGTGACTGACTTGGACTTACTATCATTCAAATCTATAACATCAGTATCGAAATATTCTGAGTATTATTTGGctgataatgattttaataatacctCTCAACCGATAGAGGTAACGCAGGCACCGAATAGGAATTCGGTGCAAGATATATACGAAAGGAAAGAACCGCACCCGGTACAG AACGCAGGAGGGGCTCTTGCGGTACAGGCATTCAGTGGTTTCTCTATCAACGGCGAGCCGGTGGCAGGAGATCAACCAGACTCAATCGCACTTATTGATTCGGAGACAGGAAGTCTAGCCGTAGACATAAATAGACAAGCC ACATCGGAGGAGCTTTTTATATCGGGTCGATCGTCGGACAGTTACGAATCGTGTCTCATTGATGAAGATGCGGTCGTTCCAAATTGGTTATTTCAAATTATCAGTCAGCAGCATTCT GTCCTccattaa